The nucleotide sequence GGAACCTGGAGTTTGTATGTTGTTGATGATGGTACGGGTCAAGTAGGATCAATCGCTAATGGTTGGTCTTTAAGCATTCAAACTACTATTTAGGTTTGAGTCAAAGCGTTAAAAAGAGCGATCGCTTATAACAGATTTATGAAAGAGCGATCGCCACACGCCTTCACTCTTTATGTTACTTATTTGTTAGGTGTTATGCAATAATTTAAAAGAACTTGGTTTTAATTTTTAGAGAGTAGAAATTATTATTTTATGTCTGGTAAAAACAATGAAGTTAGTAACATATATATATCTTCTGAATATAAGAATTTTTTAGCTGAAATTAAAAACAAGGTTACTAATGCGAGAATAAAAGCCACCCTTGTAGTTAACCGTGAACTTATCCAACTTTATTGGGAAATAGGAAGACTAATAGTAGAAAAACAAAAATCAGTAGGATGGGGTAAGGCTGTTATTGAACGTTTAGCTAAAGACTTGAAAACATCACAACCAGAAGTAAAAGGGTTTTCCGCTAGGAATCTTTGGCGGATGAAAGCTTTTTATGAAGCTTATTCTAATGATACTACACAGGCGAAAGAGCTAAAACTGCCACAAGCTGTGGCAGAAATTCCTTGGGGTCACAATATTATTCTGCTTGAAAAAATTAAAGACCCACAACTAAGGATTTGGTATGCACAAGCTACTATCCAGCATGGTTGGAGTAGGAATATTTTAACTATTCAAATAGAAAACCAATTACATTTACGTTACGGAGAAGCCCCCTCTAATTTTGCCAAAACACTTCCTTCTCCTCAATCAGACCTTGTACAGCAAACGATTAAAGATCCCTACATATTCGATTTTTTAACTCTAGCTGATGACGCTCATGAGCGAGAATTAGAGAAAGGGCTAGTAAATCACATCAGAGACTTTATGCTGGAATTAGGTGTTGGTTTTGCTTTTGTGGGAAATCAATACAAAATTACTGTAGCTGATAAAGATTACTATATAGACCTA is from Gloeocapsa sp. PCC 73106 and encodes:
- a CDS encoding YhcG family protein, with the protein product MSGKNNEVSNIYISSEYKNFLAEIKNKVTNARIKATLVVNRELIQLYWEIGRLIVEKQKSVGWGKAVIERLAKDLKTSQPEVKGFSARNLWRMKAFYEAYSNDTTQAKELKLPQAVAEIPWGHNIILLEKIKDPQLRIWYAQATIQHGWSRNILTIQIENQLHLRYGEAPSNFAKTLPSPQSDLVQQTIKDPYIFDFLTLADDAHERELEKGLVNHIRDFMLELGVGFAFVGNQYKITVADKDYYIDLLFYHLQLRCFVVIELKARSFIPEYAGKLNFYLSAIDDLLRYETDNPSIGIILCKSHDKITAEYALRDINKPIGIAEWQTQLVKSLPDNLKDSLPTIEELEEEFKEINLEEKGYGG